The following are from one region of the Myxococcota bacterium genome:
- a CDS encoding DUF3313 family protein — protein MAIRQRRPAADPRLWLAAAALAAGVGCAQPGVHYLPEALTPDGLQQVRSYRVWGAYAKPTLDLGQYQKVRFEFGAIGYRGTPRLEAGARPVRGAAPQTGRLTENDEIRLRRYFQETFEREFRKTGDWQLADAPGPDTLTVRAHALDMVAPVVATPRGSETRFSRRAPAFTIVLDVRDSVSNEPLARVVDRRQAVVRFGAPIQNQGNVLDGAGARRAMRHWALQLRRHLERLRT, from the coding sequence GTGGCGATACGGCAGCGGCGACCGGCGGCTGACCCTCGGCTCTGGCTCGCTGCGGCGGCCCTCGCCGCTGGCGTGGGCTGTGCGCAGCCCGGCGTGCACTACCTCCCCGAGGCGCTCACGCCCGACGGGCTGCAGCAGGTGCGGTCGTATCGCGTGTGGGGCGCCTACGCGAAGCCCACCCTCGACCTCGGCCAGTACCAGAAGGTCCGTTTCGAGTTCGGGGCGATCGGCTACCGGGGCACACCTCGACTCGAGGCCGGTGCGCGGCCCGTGCGCGGAGCGGCTCCGCAGACCGGACGTCTCACCGAGAACGACGAGATTCGGCTGCGGCGCTACTTCCAGGAAACCTTCGAGCGCGAGTTCCGCAAGACGGGCGACTGGCAGCTCGCCGACGCCCCGGGGCCCGACACCTTGACGGTTCGCGCCCACGCCCTCGACATGGTGGCGCCGGTCGTCGCCACGCCGCGTGGTTCGGAGACGCGTTTCAGTCGTCGCGCCCCGGCCTTTACGATCGTGTTGGACGTACGCGATTCGGTCAGCAACGAGCCGCTGGCACGCGTCGTCGACCGACGTCAGGCGGTGGTCCGCTTCGGCGCTCCCATTCAGAACCAGGGCAACGTCCTCGACGGCGCCGGGGCGCGTCGCGCGATGCGACACTGGGCCCTGCAGCTGCGACGACACCTCGAGCGCCTGCGCACCTGA
- a CDS encoding YkvA family protein codes for MRIVLDLSDKDLRYFRKCLQTVKKGKRGGDEALILQASNELMEEVAEAEAPEFVQDRFKQLEKLVRMLEDERWRLTGPDRARVLNVLAYFVDPDDLIPDRIPGIGYLDDAIMVELVVQELRHEIEAYDKFCEFQASGKRAPEETERKRLALQGRMRRNRRSDRERRRSRRRAGAKAPLGLW; via the coding sequence ATGCGAATCGTACTCGACCTCTCCGACAAGGATCTCCGTTACTTCCGCAAGTGCCTTCAGACGGTGAAGAAAGGCAAGCGGGGCGGAGACGAGGCGCTGATCCTCCAGGCATCCAACGAGCTGATGGAGGAGGTGGCAGAAGCAGAGGCCCCCGAGTTCGTTCAAGACCGCTTCAAGCAACTCGAGAAGCTGGTTCGCATGCTAGAGGACGAGCGCTGGCGCCTCACCGGCCCCGACCGCGCGCGCGTCCTGAACGTCCTCGCCTACTTCGTCGACCCGGACGACCTGATCCCCGATCGCATTCCCGGCATCGGCTACCTCGACGACGCGATCATGGTGGAACTCGTGGTGCAGGAGCTGCGCCACGAGATCGAGGCCTACGACAAGTTTTGCGAGTTCCAGGCCTCGGGGAAACGCGCGCCCGAAGAGACCGAGCGCAAGCGCCTCGCCCTTCAGGGCCGGATGCGCCGCAACCGACGCTCGGACCGCGAACGCCGGCGCTCGCGGCGGCGCGCAGGCGCCAAGGCCCCGCTCGGTCTCTGGTAG
- a CDS encoding carotenoid oxygenase family protein, whose product MRRRDFLRGALAGAVGAASWPWSSRADAVDPVHAAFAKARKQRPWLLGYASAEQEAFAGTAERVSGALPEGLRGVFYRNGPAAHEVAGRRYQHWFDGDGLMQAFALEDGGVRHRARFIETSKRRREREAGRPLQAGFGTHWPDLPDSGTPDDGNVANISVLPLDDALLALWEGGSAYRLDPEALTTAGPWAPDPAMQGLPFSAHPRIEPDGTIWNFGSAPWVDRLLVYHLSAGGDLRSVTPIPIEEPVMIHDFTVTERYLVFVLPPLFYRASADAHTFLGRHRWDGSRSTRILLVEKADPTRQRWLEAPAAFVFHFANAFESGDEIWLDGCFYPNADLVFEEQRKIMWGEWSSRSPLAELQRWRLPTDGGAVQIETLGGNAEFPSIDPRQVGRRYGSVSHLARIRPANAGAHPLLDGLVRIDAESGKRQEFPFPEQWLPEEHVFVPASDASAGAGWLVGTSLDFGSGRTQFQVFDAQRVADGPVGVWRLPYALPLGLHGRFRAA is encoded by the coding sequence ATGCGGCGCCGAGACTTTCTGCGCGGTGCGCTGGCCGGTGCGGTCGGCGCCGCGAGCTGGCCCTGGTCGTCCCGCGCCGACGCCGTGGATCCGGTCCACGCCGCGTTCGCGAAGGCCCGGAAGCAGCGGCCCTGGTTGCTCGGCTACGCCAGCGCAGAGCAGGAAGCCTTCGCCGGAACGGCCGAGCGCGTCTCCGGAGCCCTGCCCGAGGGCCTCCGGGGCGTCTTTTACCGCAACGGCCCGGCCGCCCACGAGGTCGCCGGGCGCCGCTACCAGCACTGGTTCGATGGCGACGGACTCATGCAGGCCTTCGCTCTCGAGGACGGTGGCGTGCGGCACCGTGCGCGCTTCATCGAAACGTCGAAGCGGCGCCGCGAGCGCGAGGCCGGCCGGCCCCTGCAAGCCGGCTTCGGGACCCATTGGCCGGATCTGCCGGACTCGGGAACTCCCGACGATGGCAACGTCGCGAACATCAGCGTGCTCCCGCTCGACGACGCGCTGCTCGCGCTCTGGGAAGGGGGCTCGGCATACCGGTTGGATCCGGAGGCGCTGACGACGGCGGGTCCCTGGGCCCCCGATCCTGCGATGCAGGGACTCCCCTTCTCGGCCCATCCGCGCATCGAGCCCGACGGCACGATCTGGAACTTCGGGAGCGCGCCGTGGGTCGACCGGCTGCTCGTCTATCACCTGTCGGCCGGCGGGGACCTGCGATCGGTTACGCCGATCCCGATCGAGGAACCGGTGATGATCCACGATTTCACCGTCACCGAGCGCTACCTCGTGTTCGTGCTGCCTCCGCTCTTCTACCGCGCGTCGGCCGATGCCCACACCTTCCTCGGGCGACATCGATGGGACGGCTCTCGATCCACGCGCATCCTCCTGGTCGAGAAGGCCGACCCCACGCGACAGCGTTGGCTCGAAGCGCCCGCGGCCTTCGTCTTCCACTTCGCCAACGCCTTCGAGAGCGGGGACGAGATCTGGCTCGATGGCTGCTTCTACCCCAACGCAGATCTCGTCTTCGAGGAACAGCGCAAGATCATGTGGGGCGAGTGGTCGTCGCGCTCTCCGCTGGCGGAGCTGCAGCGCTGGCGTCTGCCGACCGACGGCGGAGCCGTCCAGATCGAGACGCTCGGCGGGAACGCCGAGTTCCCGAGCATCGACCCACGCCAGGTCGGGCGACGCTACGGATCGGTGTCGCATCTCGCGCGGATCCGCCCCGCCAACGCTGGAGCCCACCCGCTGCTGGATGGCCTGGTGCGAATCGACGCCGAGAGCGGCAAGCGCCAGGAGTTTCCGTTCCCCGAACAGTGGCTCCCCGAAGAGCACGTCTTCGTACCGGCGAGCGACGCTTCCGCCGGCGCGGGCTGGCTCGTCGGAACCTCCCTCGACTTCGGTTCCGGGCGGACCCAGTTCCAGGTCTTCGATGCCCAGCGGGTCGCGGACGGACCGGTCGGCGTATGGCGACTGCCCTACGCGCTGCCGCTCGGGCTCCACGGGCGCTTCCGCGCCGCCTGA
- a CDS encoding DUF2141 domain-containing protein gives MTRLGFASTLIAALLPLGASAGDLRVTITGAEANAGSVRAALFASVEAFDGDAPLAGSFRVAGERVEFVFPNIAPGRYGVSSFHDANANEELDRNLVGVPTERFGFSRNARGSFGPPAFDDMAIEVGAEGASITIELR, from the coding sequence ATGACGCGTCTCGGATTCGCTTCGACTCTGATCGCTGCCTTGCTTCCCCTTGGCGCCTCCGCCGGTGACCTCCGGGTCACGATCACCGGCGCCGAGGCGAACGCGGGCTCCGTCCGCGCGGCCCTCTTCGCCTCGGTGGAGGCCTTCGATGGCGATGCTCCCCTGGCCGGCAGCTTCCGCGTTGCCGGCGAGCGGGTCGAGTTCGTGTTCCCGAACATCGCACCCGGGCGCTACGGGGTCTCGAGTTTCCACGATGCCAACGCCAACGAGGAACTCGATCGGAACCTGGTCGGCGTGCCGACCGAACGCTTCGGCTTCAGCCGCAACGCGCGTGGCAGCTTCGGCCCGCCCGCCTTCGACGACATGGCCATCGAAGTGGGGGCCGAGGGCGCTTCCATCACGATCGAGCTGCGCTGA
- a CDS encoding PadR family transcriptional regulator: MASQPNRTQVALLGFLSWGPMSGYDLRGVIEGSISNFWSEGFGRIYPMLAELAAAGLATRAESESAGGRPRHVYTITAAGRAALERWLHEPPVDRPPRDERLLKLFFGARTDLEASRRLVRDFRAELEGTLEHYAETRARLEAVAASAPADQRFWLMTLRSGELRAEAQLTWCAEVLAELEGMVEPVPPKKPAAPASRKGKRS, encoded by the coding sequence ATGGCGTCCCAACCCAACCGGACCCAGGTCGCGCTCCTGGGCTTCCTCTCGTGGGGACCCATGAGCGGCTACGACCTGCGCGGGGTCATCGAAGGGTCGATCTCGAACTTCTGGAGCGAGGGCTTCGGCCGGATCTACCCGATGCTCGCCGAGCTCGCCGCCGCCGGACTCGCCACGCGCGCCGAGTCCGAGAGCGCGGGCGGTCGCCCGCGCCATGTCTACACGATCACCGCCGCCGGACGCGCAGCGCTGGAGCGCTGGCTCCACGAGCCGCCCGTCGACCGCCCCCCGCGCGACGAACGCCTGCTCAAGCTCTTCTTCGGCGCCCGGACGGACCTCGAGGCTTCGCGACGGCTGGTCCGCGACTTCCGCGCCGAGCTCGAAGGCACCCTCGAACATTATGCCGAGACGCGCGCGCGTCTCGAAGCGGTCGCCGCCAGCGCGCCCGCCGACCAGCGGTTCTGGCTGATGACCCTGCGCAGCGGCGAGCTTCGGGCCGAGGCCCAGCTCACCTGGTGCGCGGAAGTCCTGGCCGAGCTCGAAGGCATGGTCGAACCCGTGCCGCCGAAGAAACCCGCCGCGCCCGCATCTCGTAAAGGAAAACGCTCATGA
- a CDS encoding PEP-CTERM sorting domain-containing protein, with the protein MGRNTPAKSWRAALALGVALALPGTAAGLSVTGDIVELINAPPSVIEEGLESDSQIFLFLERSATTLGSPLAVNVTTPGTYTTTPGVSFLSAGSVVDSYFLHMDIVDSGDGGSTNRAELSGSIIFDRPILGIIGSDPELNSSDAGLGAPGTAYPTGVSGRDTWEAADSITLSADRLTLTIDNFRVFDGFTDQLRVIVVPEASTGSLLALGFVGLAWHGRRA; encoded by the coding sequence ATGGGGCGAAATACACCCGCGAAGTCCTGGCGCGCTGCGCTCGCGCTCGGCGTGGCCCTGGCGCTCCCCGGCACCGCGGCCGGCCTGTCGGTGACGGGTGACATCGTCGAACTGATCAACGCGCCGCCCTCGGTCATCGAGGAAGGCCTCGAGAGCGACAGCCAGATCTTCCTGTTCCTCGAACGCTCGGCGACGACGCTGGGCTCCCCCCTCGCGGTCAACGTGACCACACCGGGCACCTACACCACCACGCCCGGCGTCTCGTTCCTGTCGGCGGGTAGCGTGGTCGACTCCTACTTCCTCCACATGGACATCGTCGACAGTGGAGACGGCGGCTCGACCAACCGCGCCGAGCTGTCGGGCTCGATCATCTTCGATCGCCCGATCCTGGGGATCATCGGCTCCGACCCGGAACTGAACTCCTCGGACGCCGGCCTGGGCGCGCCCGGCACCGCCTACCCCACCGGCGTGTCGGGGCGCGACACCTGGGAAGCCGCCGATTCGATCACGCTGAGCGCCGACCGGCTCACGCTGACGATCGACAACTTCCGCGTCTTCGACGGCTTCACCGACCAGCTCCGCGTCATCGTGGTGCCCGAAGCCTCGACCGGCTCCCTGCTGGCGCTCGGCTTCGTCGGCCTGGCCTGGCACGGCCGGCGCGCCTAG
- a CDS encoding amidohydrolase family protein, with the protein MKYDDWFIDADTHITEPGDVWTSRLPAKYRDQAPHMVRTEEGVDVWRFGTAERAIPVGATAIGGWDEPFPSMPKNLDECPPAAYDAKARLAYMDEVGIWAMGLYPNVGGFGSESFLGLQDPDLMIACVQAYNDWLIEWIEPDPRRFIPVMALPFWDVPAAVREIHRAHALGHRAILFTGAPQDFGMPLLGDAHWEPLWKAAQDVDLPISLHIGSGDIADDLNNPARFATHGIRATTVTQSMALLLHNAIQMMDIAMSGILPRNPQLRVVSVESGIGWIPFVKEALDHGFGYTDVPSEKPEFTRKPSEYLRDQVWACSFFEEFAARHLIEEIGVDRVLFETDYPHPICLYGNVREKIDAAWGDHPDEIRRKVLFENAAALYQVPAPDRSWQPT; encoded by the coding sequence ATGAAGTACGACGATTGGTTCATCGACGCGGATACCCACATCACCGAGCCCGGTGACGTCTGGACCTCGCGTCTCCCGGCGAAGTACCGGGACCAAGCCCCCCACATGGTCCGCACCGAGGAAGGCGTCGACGTGTGGCGCTTCGGAACGGCGGAGCGTGCGATCCCCGTCGGAGCGACCGCCATCGGCGGCTGGGACGAACCCTTCCCCTCGATGCCGAAGAATCTCGACGAGTGCCCGCCGGCCGCCTACGACGCGAAGGCACGACTCGCGTACATGGACGAAGTCGGGATCTGGGCAATGGGCCTCTACCCGAACGTCGGCGGCTTCGGCAGCGAGAGCTTCCTGGGCCTCCAGGATCCGGACCTGATGATCGCGTGCGTCCAGGCCTACAACGACTGGCTGATCGAGTGGATCGAGCCCGACCCGCGCCGCTTCATCCCGGTGATGGCCCTGCCCTTCTGGGACGTGCCCGCGGCGGTGCGCGAGATCCACCGCGCCCACGCACTCGGCCACCGCGCCATCTTGTTCACGGGGGCGCCCCAGGACTTCGGCATGCCCCTGCTGGGCGACGCGCACTGGGAGCCGCTGTGGAAGGCCGCCCAGGACGTCGACCTGCCGATCAGTCTCCACATCGGCAGCGGCGACATCGCCGACGACCTGAACAACCCGGCCCGGTTCGCGACCCACGGGATTCGCGCCACGACGGTCACCCAATCGATGGCGCTGCTGTTGCACAACGCGATTCAGATGATGGACATCGCGATGTCGGGAATCCTGCCGCGCAACCCGCAGCTGCGGGTCGTCTCGGTCGAGAGCGGCATCGGTTGGATCCCGTTCGTGAAGGAAGCCCTCGACCACGGCTTCGGCTACACCGACGTGCCCTCCGAGAAGCCCGAGTTCACGCGCAAGCCGAGCGAGTACCTCCGCGACCAGGTCTGGGCGTGCTCCTTCTTCGAGGAGTTCGCCGCGCGCCACCTGATCGAGGAGATCGGCGTGGATCGGGTGCTCTTCGAGACCGACTACCCACATCCGATCTGCCTCTACGGCAACGTCCGCGAGAAGATCGACGCGGCCTGGGGGGACCACCCCGACGAGATCCGTCGCAAGGTGCTCTTCGAGAATGCGGCCGCGCTCTACCAGGTGCCTGCGCCCGACCGGTCCTGGCAGCCCACCTAG
- a CDS encoding 3-keto-5-aminohexanoate cleavage protein, producing the protein MSQPVILEAAINGVTTEEKNPHVPILPDDVVRDALACFDAGASVVHAHNRNIMWVGREAADDYLLAWRRILAERPDVLWYPTGSSGSDTASLYEHVRLIDEEVSLPICFVDPGSTNIGFPGPDGLPAGVVYANDFERIRDAFNLCRSLEMGPSLAIYEPGWLQTVLAYVRRGAMPPGAMVKLYFGGDYGLFASEPGVTFGLPPKESALLAYLDMLEGCSLPWSVSVWGGDLLQTPVARLALERGGHLHVGLEEHFDPDRKPTNVELVEEAAALCAEVGRPLATCAEAAEIMGLPRKPVVRA; encoded by the coding sequence ATGTCCCAACCGGTGATTCTCGAGGCGGCGATCAACGGCGTCACCACCGAAGAGAAGAATCCTCACGTCCCGATCCTGCCCGACGACGTCGTTCGCGACGCCCTCGCGTGCTTCGACGCGGGCGCATCCGTCGTCCACGCCCACAACCGCAACATCATGTGGGTTGGGCGGGAAGCCGCCGACGACTACCTCCTGGCGTGGCGCCGCATTCTGGCCGAGCGCCCGGACGTACTCTGGTACCCGACGGGGTCCTCGGGGTCCGACACCGCGTCGCTCTACGAGCACGTGCGCCTGATCGATGAAGAGGTCTCGCTGCCGATCTGCTTCGTCGATCCGGGGTCCACGAACATCGGGTTCCCGGGCCCTGATGGATTGCCGGCCGGCGTCGTCTACGCCAATGACTTCGAGCGTATCCGCGACGCCTTCAACCTGTGTCGCTCCCTCGAGATGGGACCCAGCCTGGCGATCTACGAGCCCGGCTGGCTGCAGACGGTGCTCGCCTACGTGCGGCGCGGCGCGATGCCCCCCGGTGCGATGGTGAAGCTCTACTTCGGGGGCGACTACGGACTGTTCGCGTCCGAGCCCGGTGTCACGTTCGGGCTTCCACCGAAGGAGTCGGCGCTCCTGGCCTATCTCGACATGCTCGAGGGCTGCTCCCTGCCATGGTCGGTGTCGGTGTGGGGCGGCGATCTCCTCCAGACACCGGTGGCGCGCCTCGCGCTCGAGCGGGGCGGGCATCTGCACGTCGGCCTCGAGGAGCACTTCGACCCGGATCGCAAACCGACGAATGTCGAGCTCGTCGAGGAGGCCGCAGCGCTATGCGCCGAGGTCGGGCGGCCCCTCGCGACCTGTGCAGAAGCGGCCGAGATCATGGGCCTGCCGCGCAAACCGGTCGTCCGCGCCTGA
- a CDS encoding dihydrodipicolinate reductase, with amino-acid sequence MRNVVVWGTGNVGRPALRAVLSDPRLQLVGCVVSDPAKEGRDAGELCGLPPVGVAATRDTAVARAADVDCVVYAATGDTRPLEALEDVTGCLRAGANVVSTSLYGLLYPPALAGPIADQFAEACKEGSSSIFVSGIDPGWALDVLPLLLSGVVADLQEVRSQEVFNYALYDQPDVVRNVIGFGGSMDELPAMLNEFALRSVWEPMVRTVADGLGVSLDRVETEVERRPLERSIEVSGMGRFEAGTQGAFRFEVRGIVGEAPRIVVEHVTRIDDACAPEWTQSPGGQSMHRVLLRGRPSLTVDLHSEDPSEPGAGAGGNATAANRVVLAIPDVCAAPPGPLGVLDLPTPRAAVRW; translated from the coding sequence ATGCGAAACGTGGTCGTCTGGGGCACGGGAAACGTCGGGCGACCCGCATTGCGCGCGGTGCTCTCCGACCCGCGTCTGCAGCTGGTGGGGTGTGTCGTCAGCGATCCCGCGAAGGAGGGCCGCGACGCCGGAGAACTCTGCGGTCTGCCGCCGGTCGGCGTGGCGGCGACGCGGGACACAGCGGTTGCGCGGGCGGCCGACGTCGATTGCGTGGTCTATGCCGCGACCGGAGACACCCGTCCGCTCGAAGCCCTCGAGGACGTGACCGGCTGCCTGCGGGCGGGAGCGAACGTGGTATCGACATCGCTCTACGGCCTGCTGTATCCGCCGGCGCTCGCGGGACCGATCGCCGACCAGTTCGCGGAGGCGTGCAAGGAAGGCAGCAGCTCGATCTTCGTCTCGGGGATCGACCCGGGCTGGGCTCTGGACGTGCTCCCGCTGCTCTTGAGCGGGGTGGTGGCCGACCTGCAAGAGGTGCGGTCCCAAGAGGTCTTCAACTACGCCCTCTACGACCAGCCCGACGTGGTGCGCAACGTGATCGGTTTCGGTGGGTCGATGGACGAGCTGCCCGCGATGCTCAACGAGTTCGCGTTGCGCTCGGTCTGGGAGCCGATGGTGCGAACGGTCGCGGACGGGCTCGGCGTGTCCCTCGACCGGGTCGAGACCGAAGTGGAGCGACGCCCCCTGGAACGCTCGATCGAGGTGTCGGGCATGGGTCGCTTCGAGGCCGGCACCCAGGGCGCATTCCGCTTCGAGGTGCGCGGCATCGTCGGGGAGGCCCCGAGGATCGTCGTCGAACACGTGACGCGGATCGACGATGCCTGCGCCCCCGAGTGGACCCAGTCGCCCGGCGGCCAGAGCATGCACCGGGTGCTGCTGCGCGGTCGTCCCTCGTTGACCGTCGATCTGCACTCCGAGGACCCGAGTGAGCCGGGCGCGGGAGCCGGGGGCAATGCGACCGCCGCGAACCGCGTGGTGCTCGCGATCCCCGACGTGTGCGCGGCGCCGCCCGGACCGCTCGGCGTGCTCGACCTGCCGACACCGCGCGCAGCGGTGCGCTGGTAG
- a CDS encoding DUF1501 domain-containing protein: protein MPGTRETHRKDRRMSRRGWSRRAFLQGAVATGGALLLPRLGRAAGTDRVLVTLFLRGAADGLNLCVPAGDADYYARRPTLAIPEGQLIDLDGFFGLHPGLAALTPLYTGGRLALLHASGSPSPTRSHFDAQDFMERGVPGDKTVSTGWLNRYLAAEAGGQALAGITLGNAKDVSIVGPAPALAFPSIDRFRIRGQYPEVVSAALEQRYAALPEQAVKRGFAEALSAIDTVASVEASTTAPYPNSSLGRALRDAAALVKADIGVRIVTVNTGGWDTHSNETPRLSGLTADLAAALAAFDADLGSDRDRTALLAMTEFGRTADENDGGGTEHGHGGLMLALGGGVAGGRVHLRDDSWPGLSDDDLYDGRDLQITTDYRDVFAEALDVHLGSRDADRLFPDYTIRPDRTPGLFATSV, encoded by the coding sequence ATGCCTGGAACACGAGAGACCCATCGCAAAGACCGTCGCATGAGCCGTCGCGGCTGGAGCCGTCGTGCGTTCCTACAGGGAGCCGTGGCCACGGGGGGCGCCCTGCTGCTCCCCCGCCTCGGGCGCGCGGCCGGGACCGACCGCGTCCTCGTGACCCTCTTCCTACGCGGTGCAGCGGACGGCTTGAATCTGTGTGTCCCGGCCGGTGACGCCGACTATTACGCGCGGCGACCGACCCTCGCGATCCCGGAGGGCCAGCTCATCGACCTCGACGGCTTCTTCGGCCTCCACCCGGGGCTCGCTGCGCTTACGCCGCTCTACACCGGCGGACGCCTGGCCCTCCTGCATGCCAGTGGGAGTCCATCCCCCACCCGCTCCCACTTCGACGCTCAGGACTTCATGGAGCGCGGGGTCCCCGGCGACAAGACGGTCTCCACCGGCTGGCTGAACCGCTACCTCGCCGCCGAAGCCGGCGGGCAGGCCCTCGCCGGTATCACGCTGGGGAACGCCAAGGACGTGTCGATCGTGGGACCGGCTCCCGCCCTGGCCTTCCCTTCCATCGATCGGTTCCGGATCCGGGGCCAGTACCCCGAAGTGGTCAGTGCCGCCCTCGAGCAGCGCTACGCCGCCCTGCCCGAGCAAGCGGTGAAGCGGGGCTTCGCCGAGGCGCTGTCTGCCATCGACACGGTGGCCTCTGTCGAAGCGAGCACCACGGCGCCCTACCCCAACTCGAGCCTCGGCCGCGCCCTGCGCGACGCGGCCGCCCTCGTGAAGGCGGACATCGGCGTGCGCATCGTCACTGTCAACACCGGCGGTTGGGACACCCACTCGAATGAAACCCCGAGGCTCAGCGGCCTCACCGCGGACCTGGCGGCCGCGCTGGCGGCCTTCGACGCCGACCTCGGCAGCGATCGAGACCGCACGGCCCTCCTCGCGATGACCGAGTTCGGCCGCACTGCGGACGAGAACGATGGCGGCGGAACGGAGCACGGTCACGGCGGTCTGATGCTGGCGCTCGGAGGTGGCGTCGCTGGTGGGCGGGTGCACCTGCGCGACGACTCCTGGCCGGGACTGTCCGACGATGATCTCTACGACGGGCGCGACCTGCAGATCACCACCGACTACCGCGACGTCTTCGCCGAGGCCCTCGACGTCCATCTGGGAAGTCGAGACGCGGATCGGCTGTTTCCCGACTACACGATCCGCCCTGACCGCACGCCGGGGCTCTTCGCGACGAGCGTCTGA
- a CDS encoding DUF1800 domain-containing protein: protein MLRFPSFDLRSATLGYSALVLVCMFAAPPALACPSGPDVDQDGVCDPDDNCLDTPNPSQLDTDLDGFGNRCDADLDANGRVDGRDFLRFLESFGMSERDAAYALDADADGSATVDGVDFGHFIEQYSSTGRPGPSGLACAGRPPCAAPPPAPSQAEHVLARLTYGANAATRQEIEALGVTAFIEAQLAPGSLADPALGARLARLASLTMDVPTLRARFDDATPREELTEARILRMLSSRRQLEEQLVDFWFNHFSVFAGGGNLRRTVVPFERDAIRPHVLGRFSDMLIATARSAAMLEYLDNRFNRDGGLNENYSRELLELHTMGVDSGYTQADIEEVARTLTGWTLDQSQPDGFRFRSDRHDDASKAPLGFPIDAGEGLSGGERLLEHLARRPETARFLARKLVVRFVDESAPERLVGELANRYLATEGDLRAVMRVLLGSPEFLDTPRFRGSKVKRPAVLVASLARRLDAPVDAIADTVEDQIAELGESPFRARPPTGYPDTSGAWASPGGLVTTLNQIERAARGRDGYAPAFGIDDGANGFEIVDALIARWFPEGVSAATRSGAIGVTHALRTRPVDQRVEQAAAFLLSSPEFLLH, encoded by the coding sequence ATGCTCCGATTTCCCTCCTTCGATCTTCGCAGCGCGACGCTCGGGTACTCTGCGCTGGTCCTCGTCTGCATGTTCGCGGCACCGCCGGCGCTGGCGTGTCCGAGCGGGCCCGATGTCGACCAAGACGGGGTCTGCGACCCGGACGACAATTGCCTGGACACCCCGAACCCCTCCCAGCTCGACACCGACCTGGACGGCTTCGGGAACCGCTGCGACGCCGACCTGGACGCGAACGGCCGCGTCGACGGGCGCGACTTCCTTCGCTTCCTCGAGAGCTTCGGGATGAGCGAACGCGACGCCGCGTATGCGCTCGATGCCGATGCCGACGGCTCGGCCACAGTCGACGGCGTCGATTTCGGCCATTTCATCGAGCAGTACTCGAGCACCGGGCGCCCGGGCCCCTCGGGCCTCGCCTGTGCGGGACGCCCTCCCTGCGCAGCGCCTCCGCCCGCCCCTTCCCAGGCGGAACACGTGCTCGCGCGGCTGACCTACGGAGCGAATGCCGCGACGCGCCAGGAGATCGAAGCCCTGGGAGTCACCGCGTTCATCGAGGCCCAACTGGCACCGGGGAGCCTCGCCGACCCTGCGCTCGGCGCCCGTCTCGCGCGGCTCGCCAGCCTGACGATGGACGTCCCCACCCTGCGGGCGCGCTTCGACGACGCCACCCCACGCGAGGAGCTCACCGAAGCCCGTATCCTTCGCATGCTCTCGTCGCGACGACAGCTCGAGGAGCAGCTCGTCGACTTCTGGTTCAACCATTTCAGCGTCTTCGCGGGCGGCGGAAACCTGCGGCGCACCGTCGTTCCCTTCGAACGCGATGCGATCCGCCCCCACGTGCTCGGTCGCTTCTCGGACATGTTGATCGCCACGGCGCGCTCGGCAGCCATGCTCGAGTACCTCGACAACCGCTTCAATCGCGACGGCGGATTGAACGAGAACTACTCCCGAGAGCTGCTCGAACTCCACACCATGGGTGTCGACTCGGGCTACACCCAGGCTGACATCGAGGAGGTGGCGCGCACGCTCACCGGCTGGACCCTCGATCAGAGCCAACCGGATGGCTTCCGCTTCCGGAGCGACCGTCACGACGACGCCTCCAAAGCACCGCTCGGCTTCCCGATCGACGCGGGCGAAGGGCTCTCCGGGGGGGAACGCCTGCTCGAGCACCTCGCTCGGCGTCCCGAGACGGCGCGCTTTCTGGCACGCAAGCTCGTGGTGCGCTTCGTCGACGAATCGGCCCCCGAGCGTCTGGTGGGCGAGCTGGCGAACCGCTACCTGGCCACCGAAGGCGATCTCCGTGCTGTGATGCGCGTACTGCTCGGCTCTCCCGAGTTCCTCGACACCCCCAGGTTTCGCGGTTCGAAGGTCAAGCGACCTGCCGTGCTCGTAGCGAGCCTCGCCCGACGCCTCGATGCGCCGGTCGACGCCATCGCCGACACCGTGGAAGACCAGATCGCCGAGCTCGGCGAGAGCCCCTTCCGTGCGCGCCCCCCGACCGGCTACCCCGACACTTCGGGAGCCTGGGCGAGCCCCGGTGGTCTCGTCACCACCCTCAACCAGATCGAGCGCGCCGCCCGCGGGCGCGACGGCTACGCACCAGCCTTTGGCATCGACGACGGAGCGAACGGCTTCGAGATCGTGGACGCGCTCATCGCGCGCTGGTTCCCCGAAGGCGTCTCCGCCGCCACGCGGAGCGGCGCGATCGGGGTGACGCACGCGCTCCGCACGCGCCCCGTCGACCAGCGGGTCGAACAAGCCGCCGCCTTTCTGCTCTCGAGCCCCGAATTCCTGCTTCATTGA